In Thauera aromatica K172, one DNA window encodes the following:
- a CDS encoding RAQPRD family integrative conjugative element protein, translating into MGQTNRRASAWPSLAVLLAVSLSAPQPASADDTPEREQLAALARQLDLIDRLAEHAATTAPQARARHHFDYARLRADLKRVRTGLQDFLVPQRAQPRDPVPLAGDYLRRDEQAEHSP; encoded by the coding sequence ATGGGACAGACCAACCGCCGCGCGTCCGCATGGCCTTCGCTGGCCGTGCTGCTGGCCGTGTCGCTCTCGGCCCCGCAACCCGCCAGTGCCGACGACACCCCGGAGCGTGAGCAGCTCGCCGCGCTCGCGCGCCAGCTCGACCTGATCGACCGACTGGCCGAGCACGCCGCCACTACCGCGCCGCAGGCGCGCGCCCGCCATCACTTCGACTACGCCCGGCTGCGCGCCGACCTGAAGCGCGTGCGCACCGGTTTGCAGGACTTCCTCGTGCCCCAGCGCGCCCAGCCGCGCGATCCCGTTCCGCTGGCCGGCGACTACCTGCGCCGCGACGAACAGGCGGAGCACTCGCCATGA
- a CDS encoding nucleotidyltransferase domain-containing protein encodes MPISESQLETWSHQGSITQSSNTYNTIKSVLEASTTPYASKNFKVFLQGSYGNDTNIYAESDVDIVIRLDDCFHSDLESLSDDEKSAYKQAFSDATYTHADFKRDVLSVLDRQYGSAVKAGDKAIAIDANGSRRKSDVIVATQFRRYFKFRSASDSEYVEGICFFNAAGERIANYPKQHSANLTAKHQASSKWLKPMARVFKNMRSRMFEDGLIKAGIAPSYYIEGLLYNVPNEKLTTSYQDCVVNALNWYRQDASKTDLVCANEQYYLLRDSSHTCWRQAACDEFIEAAVKLWNEW; translated from the coding sequence ATGCCAATTTCAGAATCGCAGCTCGAAACGTGGTCTCACCAGGGATCGATCACCCAATCGAGCAACACCTACAACACGATCAAGAGCGTCCTGGAGGCCAGCACCACGCCGTATGCCAGCAAGAACTTCAAGGTGTTCCTTCAAGGCTCGTACGGCAACGACACGAATATCTACGCCGAGAGCGATGTTGACATCGTCATCCGACTCGACGACTGCTTTCACAGCGATCTCGAATCTCTGTCAGATGACGAAAAGTCAGCCTACAAGCAGGCATTCAGCGACGCGACGTACACCCATGCCGACTTCAAGCGGGACGTGCTGTCAGTGCTTGATCGCCAATATGGCTCGGCCGTGAAAGCCGGCGACAAGGCGATTGCCATCGACGCGAACGGTTCACGGCGCAAGTCAGACGTGATTGTCGCGACGCAATTCCGGCGCTACTTCAAGTTCCGGTCAGCGAGCGACTCTGAGTACGTCGAAGGCATCTGCTTCTTCAACGCTGCCGGCGAGCGAATCGCGAACTACCCAAAGCAGCACTCGGCAAACCTGACAGCGAAGCATCAGGCATCATCGAAGTGGCTAAAACCTATGGCCCGAGTGTTCAAGAACATGCGCAGCCGGATGTTCGAAGATGGCTTGATCAAGGCTGGTATCGCGCCTTCGTACTACATAGAAGGCCTGCTGTACAACGTACCGAACGAGAAGCTCACCACCAGCTATCAGGACTGCGTGGTCAACGCCTTGAATTGGTATCGGCAGGATGCCTCGAAAACCGACCTCGTGTGCGCCAACGAGCAGTATTACCTGCTGCGAGATAGTTCCCACACGTGTTGGCGGCAGGCAGCCTGTGATGAATTCATCGAAGCGGCGGTAAAGCTCTGGAACGAATGGTAG
- a CDS encoding patatin-like phospholipase family protein translates to MMESQEESGSSALLRVLTLDGGGAKGFYTLGVLKEIEAMIGCPLHQKFDLVFGTSTGAIIASLIALGHSVDSILELYRKHVPTVMSQKTAPARSQALKKLASEVFGDATFSDVKTGIGIVTAKWLTERPMIFKGSVAQAHGQVGTFAPGFGVSIADAVKASCSAYPFFERTIVRTSMGEDIELIDGGYCANNPTLYAIADAVQALRSDRKDIRLVSVGVGIYPDPKPSLLMWLAKKYLVSVQLLQKTLEINTQSMDQLRQILFPDLLTIRINDSYVTPEMATDLLEHDIKKLGILFQRGRESFASREKQLREYLI, encoded by the coding sequence ATGATGGAGTCGCAAGAAGAATCTGGATCGTCTGCCTTACTGCGCGTCCTTACGCTGGACGGCGGCGGCGCCAAGGGCTTTTACACGCTGGGCGTACTCAAGGAAATCGAGGCGATGATCGGGTGCCCACTGCACCAGAAGTTCGATCTGGTTTTCGGCACCAGTACGGGCGCGATCATCGCGTCACTGATCGCGCTCGGTCACAGCGTCGACTCCATCCTGGAGCTGTACCGCAAGCACGTGCCTACCGTGATGTCGCAGAAGACCGCTCCGGCCAGGTCGCAGGCCTTGAAGAAGCTGGCGAGCGAGGTCTTCGGCGATGCAACGTTCAGTGATGTCAAGACCGGCATCGGGATCGTCACGGCCAAGTGGCTGACCGAGCGCCCGATGATCTTCAAGGGCAGCGTCGCGCAGGCGCATGGCCAAGTCGGCACGTTCGCCCCGGGCTTTGGCGTGAGCATCGCGGACGCCGTCAAGGCATCGTGCTCGGCCTACCCGTTCTTCGAGCGAACGATCGTCAGGACCTCAATGGGCGAGGACATCGAGCTGATCGACGGCGGGTACTGCGCAAACAACCCGACGCTGTACGCGATCGCCGATGCGGTCCAAGCGCTTCGGAGTGATCGCAAGGACATCCGGCTGGTGAGCGTCGGCGTGGGCATCTACCCCGACCCGAAGCCGAGCCTGCTGATGTGGCTGGCGAAGAAATATCTCGTCAGCGTCCAGTTGCTGCAGAAGACCCTGGAGATCAACACGCAGTCGATGGACCAGCTGCGGCAGATTCTGTTCCCTGACTTACTGACCATCCGGATCAACGACTCCTACGTCACGCCTGAAATGGCGACCGATCTGCTGGAGCACGACATCAAGAAGCTGGGCATCTTGTTCCAGCGAGGACGGGAGTCGTTCGCGTCGCGGGAGAAGCAACTTCGCGAGTATTTGATATAG
- a CDS encoding transcriptional regulator produces MSNEQLADLTQPQRDRLAFVELRVRFIGEIRRQDLVTRFGIQSAAASRDLALYKELAPGNIDYDPKGKSYVLGANFQPVFDFPPERVLSWLTQGFGDGEPMRLKAWVASESPSRLTHPDLDVLASVTRAIHQECPLGIEYHSISSGRTEREIVPFALIDNGLRWHVRAFDRKSQEFRDFVITRIRRPVVLKGQPVASHEASDQDIQWTRIVELELVPHPDQPRPEITEMDYSMQGGVLRMKLRAATAGYILRQWSVDCTPDHSLRGHEYRLWLKDHLAIYGVRNAVLAPGYRSPDQQRLEAEAD; encoded by the coding sequence ATGTCGAACGAACAGCTTGCAGATCTAACCCAGCCACAACGCGACCGGCTCGCGTTCGTGGAGTTGCGCGTGCGCTTCATCGGGGAGATACGCCGCCAGGACTTGGTCACGCGGTTCGGCATCCAGTCCGCCGCCGCATCCAGGGACCTGGCGCTGTACAAGGAGTTGGCACCGGGCAACATCGACTACGACCCCAAGGGCAAGTCTTACGTCCTTGGGGCCAACTTCCAGCCCGTCTTCGACTTTCCCCCGGAGCGGGTTCTGTCGTGGCTGACCCAAGGCTTCGGCGATGGCGAGCCGATGCGGCTCAAGGCGTGGGTGGCCAGCGAGAGCCCGTCACGGCTCACGCACCCAGATCTCGATGTGCTGGCGAGCGTTACCCGAGCAATCCACCAGGAATGCCCGCTGGGCATCGAGTACCACTCCATCTCCAGCGGCCGCACTGAGCGGGAGATCGTGCCCTTTGCCTTGATCGACAACGGCCTGCGCTGGCACGTCCGCGCCTTTGACCGTAAGTCGCAGGAGTTCCGGGATTTCGTCATCACCCGGATTAGGCGCCCCGTCGTGCTCAAGGGCCAGCCAGTGGCATCCCATGAAGCGAGCGATCAAGACATTCAGTGGACCCGGATCGTCGAACTGGAGCTGGTGCCACATCCAGACCAGCCCCGGCCAGAGATCACCGAAATGGACTACAGCATGCAGGGTGGCGTGCTGCGGATGAAGCTGCGTGCCGCCACAGCCGGCTACATCCTTCGCCAATGGAGTGTGGACTGCACGCCCGACCACAGCCTGCGCGGGCACGAGTATCGGTTGTGGCTGAAGGACCACCTGGCCATCTACGGCGTGCGCAATGCCGTGCTGGCGCCGGGCTACCGCTCTCCTGATCAACAACGGCTCGAAGCCGAGGCGGACTGA
- the brxF gene encoding BREX-3 system P-loop-containing protein BrxF: MSMLAKLERLIGEIGDLNSKLILLVGPSRSGKTQLLRQLGDKLSIEPLNVGMELGRRLAATPNNKRGFSAGELLREIADRERTEDPLLLDNLELLFEPSLQVNPLDLVRRLAHSKRVVAVWPGELRGDRLVYADMSHPEHRDYSRDGVVVLEI, from the coding sequence ATGAGCATGCTGGCAAAACTCGAACGACTCATCGGCGAAATCGGCGACCTCAACAGCAAGTTGATCCTGCTGGTCGGACCCAGCCGCAGCGGCAAGACCCAGCTGCTGCGCCAGCTGGGCGACAAGCTCAGCATCGAGCCGCTCAACGTCGGCATGGAGCTGGGGCGTCGACTGGCGGCCACGCCAAACAACAAGCGCGGTTTCTCGGCGGGCGAACTGCTGCGGGAGATCGCGGACAGGGAACGGACTGAAGATCCGCTGTTGCTCGACAACCTCGAGTTGTTGTTCGAGCCCAGCCTGCAGGTCAACCCGCTTGACCTCGTCAGGCGGCTGGCTCATTCCAAACGCGTCGTGGCCGTCTGGCCGGGCGAGCTGCGCGGCGACCGCTTGGTGTACGCGGACATGAGCCACCCAGAACATCGTGACTACAGCCGCGACGGCGTGGTCGTACTCGAAATTTGA
- the tnpC gene encoding IS66 family transposase has translation MDFAAELTAFDLPPELAQQVQKWVAQAADVARLEAELKASKLKIEALVFEIATLKRLRFGTSSETLPADMQDLFDETLAADLAACEARLEALREAQASEAEAPPAAPPKRARAGRPPLPAHLERVEHRHEPESCTCGTCGQDLVKIGEDVCEQLDIIPAKFFVHRHIRPQYACRRCETVSAAPVPAAIIDGGVAAARLLAWVTVSKFVDHLPLYRLESIAARSGVPLARSTLAEWVGRIGVALAPLCDRLIELLLEGTVLHADETPVAQLDPGRGKTKRAYLWAYRSNTLGADPPIIIFDYQPGRGGQYPQAFLKGWKGMLMVDDYAGYKALLGGDIGELACLAHARRKYFDLHQASKSPVAAEALRRIGELYALEEQARELSIEARAELRAQYARPRLEAMYLWLVQTRKTVADGAALARAIDYSLKRWPALARYASRGDWPIDNNPVENAIRPIALGKKNWMFAGSEAAGNRAAVIQSLLATARANGFEPLTWLSDTLEKLPAWPNSRIDELLPIRKQQPAQA, from the coding sequence ATGGATTTCGCCGCCGAACTGACCGCTTTCGACCTGCCGCCCGAGCTCGCGCAGCAGGTTCAGAAGTGGGTCGCGCAGGCGGCCGATGTGGCCCGTCTGGAAGCGGAACTCAAGGCGAGCAAGCTCAAGATCGAGGCCCTGGTCTTCGAGATCGCCACCCTCAAGCGTCTGCGCTTCGGGACGAGCAGCGAAACGCTGCCGGCGGACATGCAGGATCTGTTCGACGAGACGCTCGCGGCCGACCTTGCCGCCTGCGAAGCCCGGCTCGAGGCGCTGCGCGAGGCCCAGGCATCCGAAGCCGAAGCGCCCCCGGCGGCCCCGCCCAAGCGCGCCCGCGCGGGCCGCCCGCCGCTGCCGGCCCACCTCGAGCGCGTCGAACACCGCCACGAGCCCGAGTCCTGCACCTGTGGCACCTGCGGGCAGGATCTGGTCAAGATCGGCGAGGACGTCTGCGAGCAGCTCGACATCATCCCGGCCAAGTTCTTCGTGCATCGTCACATCCGCCCGCAGTACGCCTGCCGGCGCTGCGAGACGGTCTCGGCCGCCCCGGTGCCGGCGGCGATCATCGACGGCGGGGTGGCGGCCGCGCGGCTGCTGGCGTGGGTGACGGTGAGCAAGTTCGTCGATCATCTGCCCCTCTACCGGCTCGAGAGCATCGCCGCGCGCAGCGGCGTGCCGCTGGCGCGCTCGACGCTGGCCGAGTGGGTCGGACGCATCGGGGTGGCGCTCGCGCCGCTGTGCGATCGCCTGATCGAACTCTTGCTTGAAGGCACCGTCCTGCACGCCGATGAAACCCCCGTTGCGCAGCTCGATCCGGGGCGCGGCAAGACGAAGCGGGCGTACCTGTGGGCCTACCGCAGCAACACGCTCGGGGCCGACCCGCCCATCATCATCTTCGATTACCAGCCCGGGCGCGGCGGGCAATATCCCCAGGCCTTCCTGAAGGGCTGGAAGGGCATGCTCATGGTCGACGACTACGCGGGGTACAAGGCGTTGCTCGGGGGCGACATCGGCGAGCTGGCCTGTCTCGCGCACGCACGTCGCAAGTACTTCGATCTCCACCAGGCCAGCAAGAGCCCGGTGGCGGCCGAGGCTTTGCGGCGCATCGGCGAGCTGTATGCGCTCGAAGAGCAGGCGCGCGAGCTCTCGATCGAGGCGCGCGCCGAACTGCGCGCGCAGTATGCCCGCCCGCGCCTCGAGGCGATGTATCTGTGGCTGGTGCAGACCCGCAAGACCGTGGCCGATGGCGCGGCACTCGCCCGCGCCATCGACTACAGTTTGAAGCGCTGGCCGGCGCTCGCGCGCTACGCGAGCCGGGGCGACTGGCCGATCGACAACAACCCCGTCGAGAACGCCATCCGCCCGATCGCTCTGGGCAAGAAAAATTGGATGTTTGCGGGCTCCGAAGCCGCCGGCAACCGTGCCGCGGTGATTCAGTCGCTGCTCGCCACCGCGCGCGCCAATGGCTTCGAGCCCCTGACCTGGCTCTCCGACACCCTCGAGAAGCTGCCGGCCTGGCCCAATAGCCGCATCGACGAATTGCTGCCAATCAGAAAACAACAGCCTGCGCAAGCCTAA
- the tnpB gene encoding IS66 family insertion sequence element accessory protein TnpB (TnpB, as the term is used for proteins encoded by IS66 family insertion elements, is considered an accessory protein, since TnpC, encoded by a neighboring gene, is a DDE family transposase.), whose product MISPEQIWLAVEPIDMRLGIHGLSARLQNSLGRAPCDGSAYAFINRAGTRLKVLLWDGTGVWLSQRRLHRGSFSWPAADTAVFALSAEQWQWLVAGVEWQRLSAAAPTHWRV is encoded by the coding sequence ATGATTTCCCCGGAGCAGATCTGGCTGGCGGTCGAGCCGATCGACATGCGCCTGGGCATCCACGGTCTGTCGGCACGACTGCAGAACAGCCTGGGCCGTGCGCCGTGCGACGGCAGTGCCTACGCTTTCATCAACCGGGCTGGCACACGCCTGAAGGTACTGCTGTGGGATGGCACCGGGGTGTGGCTGAGTCAGCGGCGGCTGCATCGGGGCAGCTTCAGCTGGCCCGCCGCCGACACGGCGGTGTTCGCGCTGTCGGCCGAGCAGTGGCAGTGGCTCGTGGCGGGGGTCGAATGGCAGCGTCTGAGTGCCGCCGCGCCGACGCACTGGCGGGTGTGA
- the tnpA gene encoding IS66 family insertion sequence element accessory protein TnpA — MSTQSERAARWREHVERWRRSGQTQAAYSAEHGVSKKSLGYWVRQSRHESACKPDSPLTLVAARPVGVAPPRQAGEVLSLRSPSGWCLQFGALPPASWLAEVLAHGAA; from the coding sequence ATGAGCACACAATCGGAGCGTGCCGCGCGCTGGCGCGAGCACGTGGAGCGGTGGCGCCGCAGTGGTCAGACGCAGGCGGCCTACAGCGCCGAGCATGGCGTGAGCAAGAAGTCACTGGGGTACTGGGTGCGCCAGTCGCGCCACGAGTCAGCGTGCAAGCCGGATTCGCCCCTGACCTTGGTGGCGGCCCGTCCTGTCGGCGTTGCGCCGCCACGGCAAGCGGGGGAGGTGCTGTCGCTGCGCAGCCCGTCGGGGTGGTGTCTGCAGTTCGGGGCGCTGCCGCCGGCGTCCTGGCTCGCCGAGGTGCTCGCGCACGGGGCGGCGTGA
- a CDS encoding DUF6079 family protein → MAKNMKYGDLIQFEQIESVIQLLDAGRPDEAKKLVATYVISDDMAERISKLMVPQLSFDESVDHKGVLIVGNYGTGKSHLMSVLSLVAEDAAYAPMIRHPKVAEAVAPIAGRFKVLRIEVGGLQMPLRQIITLQLERFLEKFGVDYTFPTADKELNNKDSFEEMMAAFGEKFPDQGVLLVVDEFLEYLQSRRDHELVQDLAILRQIGEVTKHLKFRFVAGVQEAIFDSVRFQHVADSMRRVNERFTQILIDRQDVSFVVSARLLKKTADQQNKIREYLTPFAKFYGSMNERMDEYVRLFPVHPDYLKTFEQIHFTEKRGALKTIESAMLAILDQEVPADKPLFISYESFWNTIKTNSVLRADPNIKEVMRVSEVLESRVQQAFTRPAYKPMALRVINALAVHRLTTGGDIHVPIGPTAAELRDALCLFQPGVEDMPGDPAENLLSMVQTVMREVLKTVNGQFISKAPDTEQYYLDLKKDIDYDAQIEKRAEALSDDALDRAYYSAVKALMECSDDLRYPGFQIWQYQLEWQERRVERMGYLFFGAPNDRPTAQPERDFYIYFIQPFDKPKFSDNNLADEVFFRLKSPDEDYKRYLSQYAAALDLASTASGGAKAIYLSKAQDSLRSMSKWLQESKRPARPPVIAEVVCGHSWFFAGGRDEPSFRARCALACACGAVAAQRSDAGGV, encoded by the coding sequence ATGGCCAAGAACATGAAATACGGAGATCTGATTCAGTTCGAGCAGATCGAGTCAGTCATTCAACTGCTCGATGCCGGGCGCCCAGACGAGGCCAAAAAGCTCGTCGCGACCTACGTCATCTCCGACGACATGGCCGAGCGGATCTCCAAGCTCATGGTTCCCCAGCTCAGCTTCGACGAGTCGGTCGATCACAAGGGTGTGCTAATCGTCGGCAACTACGGCACAGGTAAGTCGCACTTGATGTCGGTGCTGTCGCTGGTGGCCGAAGACGCTGCTTACGCGCCGATGATCCGCCACCCCAAGGTGGCCGAGGCGGTTGCCCCTATCGCTGGCCGCTTCAAGGTGCTGCGCATCGAGGTGGGCGGACTGCAAATGCCCCTGCGCCAGATCATCACCCTGCAGCTTGAGCGTTTCCTCGAAAAGTTCGGTGTCGACTACACCTTCCCGACCGCCGACAAGGAGCTCAACAACAAAGACTCCTTCGAGGAGATGATGGCCGCTTTCGGCGAGAAATTCCCGGACCAGGGCGTGCTGCTGGTTGTCGACGAGTTCCTGGAGTACCTGCAGTCCCGCCGCGATCACGAACTGGTGCAGGACCTGGCCATCCTCCGTCAGATCGGTGAAGTCACCAAGCACCTGAAGTTCCGCTTCGTGGCTGGTGTGCAGGAAGCCATCTTCGACAGCGTGCGCTTCCAGCACGTCGCCGACAGCATGCGCCGCGTCAACGAGCGCTTCACCCAGATCCTGATCGACCGTCAGGACGTCAGCTTCGTCGTCTCTGCGCGCCTGCTCAAGAAGACGGCTGACCAGCAGAACAAGATCCGCGAGTACCTGACGCCGTTCGCCAAGTTCTATGGCTCCATGAACGAGCGCATGGACGAGTACGTGCGGCTGTTCCCGGTTCACCCCGACTACCTGAAGACCTTCGAGCAGATCCACTTCACCGAGAAGCGAGGCGCGCTCAAGACCATCGAGTCCGCCATGCTGGCCATCCTCGACCAGGAAGTACCCGCCGACAAACCGCTGTTCATCAGCTACGAGAGCTTCTGGAACACCATCAAGACCAATTCGGTTTTGCGTGCCGACCCTAACATCAAGGAGGTGATGCGCGTCTCCGAGGTACTGGAGTCGCGGGTCCAGCAAGCCTTCACGCGTCCAGCCTACAAGCCGATGGCGCTGCGCGTCATCAACGCGCTGGCCGTCCATCGCTTGACCACGGGCGGCGACATCCATGTGCCCATTGGCCCCACGGCTGCCGAGTTGCGCGACGCCTTGTGCCTGTTCCAGCCAGGCGTGGAGGACATGCCGGGCGATCCGGCCGAGAACTTGTTGTCGATGGTCCAGACCGTCATGCGGGAAGTGCTGAAGACCGTCAACGGCCAGTTCATCTCCAAGGCGCCGGACACCGAACAGTACTACCTCGACCTCAAGAAGGACATCGACTACGACGCGCAGATCGAAAAACGCGCCGAGGCCCTGTCAGACGACGCACTGGACCGCGCCTATTACAGCGCCGTCAAAGCGCTGATGGAGTGCAGCGACGACCTGCGTTATCCCGGTTTCCAGATCTGGCAGTACCAGCTCGAGTGGCAGGAGCGCCGCGTCGAGCGCATGGGCTACCTGTTCTTTGGCGCGCCGAATGACCGACCCACGGCCCAGCCCGAGCGCGACTTCTACATCTACTTCATCCAGCCCTTCGACAAACCGAAGTTCAGCGACAACAACCTGGCAGACGAGGTGTTCTTCCGTCTGAAGTCGCCGGACGAGGACTACAAGCGCTACCTGTCGCAATACGCGGCGGCACTGGATCTGGCATCCACCGCCAGCGGTGGCGCGAAGGCCATCTACCTGTCCAAGGCGCAGGACTCACTGCGGTCCATGAGCAAGTGGCTGCAGGAAAGTAAGCGTCCGGCGCGCCCACCTGTGATTGCGGAGGTGGTTTGCGGACACTCCTGGTTTTTTGCAGGAGGTCGTGATGAGCCATCATTCCGAGCGCGCTGCGCGCTGGCGTGCGCATGTGGAGCAGTGGCGGCGCAGCGGTCAGACGCAGGCGGCGTATAG
- the tnpA gene encoding IS66 family insertion sequence element accessory protein TnpA, with protein MSHHSERAARWRAHVEQWRRSGQTQAAYSAEHGLNKKSLGYWVRQGRAVAARKSDAFLTLVAARPVGVTSPLQAAGVLSLRSPSGWCLEFATLPSASWLSEVLAHQAP; from the coding sequence ATGAGCCATCATTCCGAGCGCGCTGCGCGCTGGCGTGCGCATGTGGAGCAGTGGCGGCGCAGCGGTCAGACGCAGGCGGCGTATAGCGCCGAGCATGGGTTGAACAAGAAGTCGCTGGGGTACTGGGTGCGCCAGGGACGGGCGGTGGCCGCGCGCAAATCGGACGCGTTCCTGACCTTGGTGGCGGCCCGCCCTGTCGGCGTCACCTCGCCGCTGCAGGCGGCGGGGGTCCTGTCGCTGCGTAGCCCGTCTGGCTGGTGCCTGGAGTTCGCTACGCTGCCGTCGGCGTCGTGGCTGTCCGAAGTGCTCGCGCACCAGGCGCCGTGA
- the tnpB gene encoding IS66 family insertion sequence element accessory protein TnpB (TnpB, as the term is used for proteins encoded by IS66 family insertion elements, is considered an accessory protein, since TnpC, encoded by a neighboring gene, is a DDE family transposase.): protein MISPDQIWLAVEPIDMRLGIDGLSARLQNSLGRAPCDGSAYAFINRARTRLKVLVWDGTGVWLSQRRLHRGSFSWPRADNAVFALSAEQWQWLVAGVEWQRLSAAAPAHWQV, encoded by the coding sequence ATGATCTCGCCCGATCAGATCTGGCTGGCGGTCGAGCCGATCGACATGCGTCTGGGCATCGACGGCCTGTCGGCACGGTTGCAGAACAGCCTGGGGCGCGCCCCGTGCGACGGCAGTGCCTACGCCTTCATCAACCGGGCGCGCACGCGCCTGAAGGTGCTGGTGTGGGACGGCACCGGGGTGTGGTTGAGTCAGCGTCGCCTGCATCGGGGCAGCTTCAGCTGGCCCCGTGCCGACAACGCGGTGTTTGCGCTGTCGGCCGAGCAATGGCAGTGGCTCGTGGCGGGGGTCGAGTGGCAGCGCCTGAGCGCCGCGGCACCGGCCCACTGGCAGGTGTGA
- the tnpC gene encoding IS66 family transposase: protein MDSAAQLTAFDLPPELVQQVQRWVAQAADVTRLEAELKLSKIKIEALVHEIAVLKRLRFGASSEARAADMKDLFDETLAADLAACEARLEALRETPPEAPPASPRRPRAGRPALPAHLERIEHRHEPESCTCGQCGQDLVKIGEDVSEQLDIIPAKFFVHRHIRPQYACRRCETVSAAPVPAAIIDGGMAAPRLLAWVTVSKFVDHLPLYRIEQIAARSEVPLPRSTQAEWVGRIGVALAPLCDRLIERLREGNVLHADETPVEQLDPGRGKTKRAYLWAYRSNTLDADPPIVIFDYQPGRGGQYPQAFLKGWKGMLMVDDYGGYKALFGGDIGELACLAHARRKYFELHQANKSPVAAEALARIGELYALEEQARDVSVKVRAELRLQYAQPRLEAMYLWLVQTRKTVADGAALARAIDYSLKRWPALARYASRGDWPIDNNPIENAIRPIALGKKNWMFAGSEAAGKRAAVVQSLLATARANGFEPLTWLADTLEKLPTWPNSRIDELLPIRKQAAAQA from the coding sequence ATGGATTCCGCTGCGCAACTGACTGCTTTCGACCTGCCGCCCGAGCTCGTGCAGCAGGTTCAGAGGTGGGTCGCGCAGGCGGCTGATGTGACCCGCCTCGAAGCCGAACTCAAGCTGAGCAAGATCAAGATCGAAGCGCTGGTCCATGAGATCGCCGTGCTCAAGCGCCTGCGTTTCGGCGCCAGCAGTGAGGCCCGGGCGGCGGATATGAAGGATCTGTTCGACGAGACGCTCGCGGCCGATCTGGCCGCCTGCGAAGCCCGCCTCGAAGCGCTGCGCGAGACTCCGCCCGAGGCGCCGCCGGCGAGCCCGAGGCGCCCGCGTGCCGGACGGCCTGCGCTGCCGGCACACCTCGAGCGCATCGAACATCGCCACGAACCTGAATCGTGCACCTGTGGTCAGTGCGGGCAGGATCTGGTCAAGATCGGCGAGGACGTCTCCGAGCAGCTCGACATCATCCCGGCCAAATTCTTCGTCCATCGCCACATCCGCCCGCAGTACGCGTGCCGGCGCTGCGAGACGGTGTCGGCCGCGCCCGTGCCGGCGGCGATCATCGACGGCGGGATGGCTGCGCCGCGGCTGCTGGCGTGGGTGACGGTGAGCAAGTTCGTCGATCATTTGCCCCTGTACCGGATCGAGCAGATCGCCGCGCGCAGCGAGGTGCCGCTACCGCGCTCGACGCAGGCCGAGTGGGTCGGGCGGATCGGGGTGGCGCTCGCGCCGCTGTGCGATCGCCTGATCGAGCGCCTGCGCGAAGGCAACGTGTTGCATGCCGACGAAACCCCGGTCGAACAACTTGATCCGGGGCGCGGCAAGACCAAGCGGGCGTATCTGTGGGCCTACCGCAGCAACACACTCGATGCCGACCCGCCCATCGTCATCTTCGATTACCAGCCCGGTCGCGGCGGGCAATACCCCCAGGCCTTCCTGAAAGGCTGGAAGGGCATGCTCATGGTCGATGACTACGGGGGCTATAAGGCCCTGTTCGGTGGCGACATCGGAGAGCTTGCCTGTCTGGCGCACGCACGACGCAAGTACTTCGAGCTTCACCAGGCGAACAAGAGCCCGGTCGCGGCCGAGGCACTCGCGCGCATCGGCGAGTTGTACGCGCTCGAAGAGCAGGCCCGCGACGTTTCGGTCAAGGTGCGCGCCGAACTGCGACTGCAGTACGCGCAGCCGCGCCTGGAGGCGATGTACCTGTGGCTGGTGCAGACCCGCAAGACCGTGGCCGACGGTGCGGCGCTCGCCCGCGCCATCGACTACAGCTTGAAGCGCTGGCCGGCGCTCGCGCGCTATGCGAGTCGCGGCGATTGGCCGATCGACAATAACCCGATCGAGAACGCCATCCGGCCGATCGCCCTGGGCAAGAAGAATTGGATGTTTGCGGGCTCCGAAGCCGCCGGCAAGCGTGCCGCCGTGGTTCAATCCCTGCTCGCCACGGCGCGCGCCAATGGCTTCGAACCGCTGACCTGGCTTGCCGATACGCTCGAGAAGCTACCGACCTGGCCCAATAGCCGCATCGACGAACTGCTGCCGATCAGAAAGCAAGCGGCTGCGCAAGCGTAA